ataaatctaattaaatcttacaaaactaataaaaaataaatcttattaagATCAACTTAAACACATTattctaataccatgttaagaaatagtctaactcaatcttataaaaataatttattttcataaattattttgattaaagtaGAATTTAAGTTTAGCACAACTTTAAACACATAATTCCATTATCATTTTAGGAAGTAAACTTCTAAcaataacttttctttattttatctcattaggttttataattttattaagtgaatagttaattattgtttatgtgtatatatttaaatcttgtaaataaatatgataaaaactaTCAAACGaatacttatttaatattttaccaAAGTGAGGATAAATAATAAGACATCTGGACTTGCATTGAAAAGAGAGAACCATAtttcaaaaaacaaatcaaactaAACTATACCAATGAGAACTGACAGATATACAGTGGGGCAGCATAAAACTTTGTCTCTGTGCACTGCATTCAACATATGTACGTGTATATACATATCTTCTGGTTttgcacaaaagaaaaaaaattgttgcttTGAACTTTCAACTGAATTCTAATTTTACTCTTCCATGGTTTATTTTATGCACCTAAACATTTGTTGGAATAAACAAAACTGTCATCATTTTGAATTATCGTTTTAGAAATAGTTCTGAATCCATAGATTTGTTTATGTTGGAAATCCcacgtcgactagagataaggccaatttataatatataagaggggtgcagacctcaccttataagccggttttgtggggttgagttaggcctagaacccacttctaacatagtATCAGAACTATGATTAGAGCCTATTCTAGCGATATTTAttgggcagattgttccacccCTTATTCGGGCCCTTATCAGACCacaagtcccacatcgactagagataaggccaatttataatatataagtggagtgcagatctcatcttacaaattggttttgtgggattgagttaggcctagaacccaccTCTAACAGTTTAAGGTATATATATGTCATTTCAGCCAAACTTATTAATGTTTAAGGTGATTGATGACCACTTTagagatttttgtttttctcaatcacatttcttttatcataatattcaaatatgtTATGTTATTTAAGAGATGGAGGTATATATATACCGTTCTGGTTGAGGACATGATGATTCAAGAGAGGGACAAAGTAGAGGGAAATCGGTTttgattttctcttttacattttaagctctcaatttaatattcttaaatCAGTTTGGTTTGTTGATTCCCAGTTAACCTTAATTGACGGAATCACCATCacttaatttatcaaaatcGCCATACAAACACAGACATAGTGAATATGTATAGCATTGAATTCCCAAAATGCACTCCTTTCTTAAAATTACTGAACAGTTCACACAGAGAATTGCATACCCTAATTTGAAGAGGCGTGAATAGAAATGCAGGTCAGTTCACTAGAGCATAGAAATGCGTACCCTAATTTTGTTGTGAAGAATTAAACCCTGATTTGTTGAATTATAGCAATTCCAAGAAACAGAAGTAGTGTTAGTAAGATGAATAAATAAGATGGTTTGAACGGCAGAAGATAGATAAAACAATGATGCTAGGTTGGAGTGGGGCAAGCTGAGTGGAATAAGACTGAACAGTTGGAAAACGTAGTCATAGTCATAGTAATAGTGATAGTCGTAGTGTGGTAAAATGTAGTACAATGGTTGGACCAGATGATATGATATGAGAGAGAGAAGTAAGGTTCAGAGTGTTGATGATGAGATGAAATATGCAATGCAATGCAATGGAAAGACAGAGAGAGGCCCCAGGGTATAGAGGTTGAGTCATTTATGAGTTACTCGCATTGCATGCATGCCTCTGTGTCTGCATGTTTTTATCTTCTTGGCCTTCCGACAACTGAAGACAGTGTTGTGATGAGTGAGTGTGTTCATGCAGTGAAACTCCGTGATATAAGCAAGGGAAAAAGGATCATGCGTAGGGCTTCTTGGCTCTCCTTTTTCTGTTTTGGGAAAGTTGGTTCCATACCATTATGGTCCACCCTTGCAATTTTGCGAGGTACGTACATATATACGTGCTGTGATGTGCTGCATCTGCATGCGTCCACCATTGGAACTCTGCTATACACTATTATTGCCTGCATGAACATCAATGCAATGGAAAGTGTCTTCTCTTCTCAGACAGACACACTGTTCTGTGCCATCCATCTTTGCTTGCCCGGCCCAACCTTCCATTCCTACAACATTTGCCAAGTGTCATTGCCTTTCAATGTTCAATCacaaacacacaacacaaacttcttctttcatttccatTATTCGccacataattaaatattctcCTCTTCATATTTAACACACTCTCCTCCAAAACAATAACACACCACTTTCATTTTTGCTgtaattatattcaatttggGAATCAACccaaaaatatactaaaaccTGATCTCTGTATTATCCTGATTAGCACCGACAACTTAATAATGCATGTTGTTGCAGGTACTGTTAAAACGACAAAATTTTTATACAGTGCCATATTcagtaatgatatttttttttaacaatatttaaagtttaatgcAGCTACGTAATTTATATCATAACTAATATGTGATCGTTTGTAgggaacttttttttttatcacgaCAATTATTAGTAAAGTGTTGCTTTCTATTcgttttttatataatagaaaccattaaaaaaaattattttttttattattacttgacaAGAGTGGCATCGCTTTTCTATCTAGAAATAATAGATTTTGATGGATTAACAATAGTTCGACTGTAATTCTTTTCGTCACATATTTTGTTAtagtggaaaaagaaaaaataatttcatttaaatttatcttataagACATAAAATATGGTTCCCATTACACTACAAAATAAATAGTGATATATAATAAAGACTTCgattgatataattaattttgtccgataaaaatatttcagctttcatatttaaattatgtctATTAATAAATGGCATTTTTGgttatgaaataatataagcatacaaattattataaaataattttaactaattgatgaagaaaatattgtCTTATTATTGAGTATTACATATTGGTTATTGGTTATCAAATATGTGTAATCAAGTGTACGTtggttaaaaaaagttatgtatTTCTCATCTTGAAGAGGTAAAAATAGGCACTCTGTTCCTCCAAGAAACTGGAGGTTAATGGCATATGTAGTTAAAtatctcttatttttaaaatgtaacttAAATATAATAGTGTAGTTGAAGAGAAAAATTCGAACACCAAATATAATTATCCTTTACATGATAGTtataaattgtgtttttttgtcTTGAAAAAACATACCCAGTGATAGTTACTTTCGGTCCTTGGTTTAGACAGAGAGATGGAGAGAGAATggtttaacctttttttttttctaagtaaTTACAAGATGCATTGGATCGACCCAATATTATCAGAAGTTTGAGATTGTTCTGTAGTATTCTATCAGTAGTTCATACCATGCCCTCTGATAGTTGTGTTTGCTGTGGAGGGTGATGAAATTTTCCAAGATATGAAAAGAACGTCTCGTAAGATTTAGTAACAATATATAAAGTGGCACTTTGATCGAtaacattttagttttttacaGTTTATGATTTGCATGCCCatttatctatctatctatctatctatctatctatatatatatatatataaccaaacTTGTTAAGAAAAGTGACGATCTTTTGCGAAATACATAAATTTTCCAATTCTTTTACACAATTTAGTACTGATGATATGAATCTAATGGGagaatttttagttttgataataTTATGTAACAGATTCTAAGTTCTACTTAGTGTCCCATGTAAGAAAAATATGTCTTTTTTTGtgtaatatgattttaatataaaaaaattgtgctAATAACACAATTTTACTATAATCAGACAGAAGTTGTAACATCTTcgtattaaaattgtaatacgTTAACAAGACTTACTTTCTCGTtgtaactaatttaaaacatgcaattgttaattaatcaaaattgaaattcattccATTCAAACAAGAGCTAAACTTCACCTCGAGAAAGTAGTATCCCAAACAAACTACACCATCTCTTTTATACACTTAGTCTGAACTATAGTTTTTGCTCACCAAAGGGCATACGCGCTGCTAGCAAATAGACCGAATCGCATATTAATCTAATGAAGGTTCTATACTAATAAGGATGTAGCCATTTTAACAGCGTTGGTGAAATTAATGGTAAACATTAAAATGTAGATCGAGCAGATTGCAGAAGGAACCTGAATTGAGTTTCTATAATGAACTTTCCTATATTTTCTTTAACTGTATTTACCTCTGGCAATAATGAACTAAGTTTTTCCATGCctatatatgatataaatttttGGCTTTTTTTAGACATGCAATAACACTTTTATGTAGGTTGCCAAGTGATGTTCAAAGCAGCTATGTATATAGCACCACTCTATCGTACACTAGGTATCCAAGGTAGCAGTGAATTTAAGATTTCCCTCGTAAGAAATGCCTCGGTCGTTCTTtgagtgtaaaaaaaaaaaaaatgtaatttagtGAATAGATGAATATTACTAGTTTAACCGATTTTTCTATCCCAAAACTAAAACTGACAAGTGTGTGTGAGGGAGTTGTCAGTTCTGTGATTCGAAAATTTGGAGTGATTTAATAATGCGAACAAGTTGAAAGCGTAACCGAGAAGGTTTAAAACGAACTGGATGGAACGAAGTGAGTTGAAGTTTGGTATGGTAGAATGAATACCCTAGAGAttagaaataaacaaaaaaatgctttggaagattaaataaaaagttattgtttcttttgtcaTGAGCGGAGACAAGGACTAGTTAGTGCAACATTAACGAAGGAGATAATTAAGACACAACGAGAGAAAGCATGGTGTTAGGGACAGAAAAAATTACTGTCAAAGCTGCTATAAAAGGGATATGGATCTgcgttattattattatttgggGTGGGGCTGTTGGGTGGGGCTTACAAAGCAAGCATCttcatgatttttaattatccACAACTTCTGAACATTAATTGGAAAGAACTAAAAGGAGAGTGCAGTTTCCTCTTCTTTCTAAAGATGGAGAAATATCATTGAAGTatcgaagaagatgaagaactaGGATACGAATTAATTCACACTAAAGCCATTCAGCATCTTTAAACATTCTCTCATTTATGCAATGTACGGTCAGTCGGTAAATCTGAGTCAAGCGGGTTCATGTTCATCAACTTTTCCTGCGgctgttctttttcttttgtatttctttGAATGCAGttaaggatatatatatttatacacaaTGTTTCggatattaataaatttaaaaaaaaaattattaagaatgaCAGCATGAATGTATTACAAATTATGGTAAAAATATAAGGGTAATTACAGTTATTACttgtaattttgaaaagtttaatgaatatgaaaatatattcgTTAAAAGTCTTctctcttgtttttcttttctgcagGTAAGATATATGGGCCTGCAATACTGTCTTTCTCACGCCGTTTCAGTATTTAGCAGCATAACATGCAACTTTTTTAGTGTAGTTCTGGCCCTATATATCACGAAGATCCACAGCACATTAATGGTCTTCTCTCTCACAGATCCCGAGAGGCATTAAAGTTTGAAGAGTACATTAGACTGACTAGGATGATTACAGGGggagaaataaataaaggtgattgagagatgaaaaggaaaagaaagatatAACAATATTTGTAACGGAGGAATGCATATAGATGTATATACTATGGTAGGTTTCTGGTAAAGGCACATAAAATATAGAGAATGTGGGTGATAACTATGAAGAAAAGATGTTTGGATTCTCTGTTGAAAAAGGAATGTGGTAGAACGAAGGTAGTTTTACTGGGGATCAGTGTTTCAgcatcaaagaaaaaatttgatCTCTAGTACTGTCTTTTATCAGTGTGTGAATATCTTTCGTCAAAGACTATAGATTATGAGTATGGCAATTTGATAATGTCTTTTATCAGTGTACTGTTTGTTtgtgcaaaaacaaaagtactCAGATGAAAAAGTAGGGGGACCCGGAGAGACTCAGTGACTTGTGAGCCAAAGCCTGTATTTATAGTGTACGACTTcccatttttccttttccattctTGTTTGTGCTTTTCTGGGTTTTCCAAACCttcttttaaattcaattaatacatttctttcattcttctaatATATCACTTCAATTATTGACCTCAATTATTACACAAGTCAATTTCAATTTAACACCACAACTTAATATATATGTCTTTATATGGAAATTTCCCAAATTTCAACGAGTttattacaaaaactaaaatttaagaaCATAGAAAAGTTAATGATGAGATGCAAGggtaataaatttcaataaacttatgtgacttttttttcttataatagaaaaacatttgaCCTCAAACTTTCATACAAAGTTCCAAAGTTTGGAAGCATGAGACAAATACATATGGGTAGAGAAATGAGTGTGTTAAATAATATGGGAGTGATGATGATGCATAaactcaataataaaattaaattatatctacaaacataatatcataGGGGAAATATGAtaacaagaaaagaaattagaaagtataatagacaaaaataaataaataagaatatgcgcaaataagaatatttaatttaagagagataattaaatacataagaaaaagttaatagaaaataaaattaccgTTTCACAGAAATTTATTTCCTCCTTATTTGTGTACAACTAGACATACCGACattttatttcttccatttttttttctgttttaacaAATTAGTGCTTAAACTTTTTGAGCTGAATatgatgttaaatttatttatgtgattATCTGTTGATCTATTTATAGAAAGTTCGAcctaattttcatttctcataTTCCCTAAGAATTATTTATACACAACATagtctaattttaaaaaagtggaGTTGAATAATTGAGAGGGTGTGGAACGTTTTACTTGAGGTCATTTATATCATGAAGAGGCTTTTAATGttggaaattaaaataattcataatatcTCTTACTATCACTATCCTTGAAACAATAAGttagttctttttttattatttaatatagagttaaacttatatattactaaccattttttcttatttttataaatggtTGGTATTAGTTTAGCAGTGGTTAGTTACGGACAAAAATGTAATGTGGAAGGCAAAATGTAAAGGATCTAAGGAGATAATAATATACTACTATGTTATTAATGTAGTGTAAGGTTGTTAACTAATAATCTTATTCCTATTGAATTTAagtattttacataaaaatcaaaagttACTTTTAGAGACAATTCTTCTTATAGTAAAAATTTTGATAACTAATATTagtaatcaatttaaaaactaattaattataataactagtttagaaacaatttgaaaattattttaattaataactatttgtaatttataaattagtatttaaattggtcattataaaaaaaacatacaaatttttcatatttttctattttattaattaaattttctttcatcacCTTCCGTATTAGTCTTATACTTGAACTCGTTTTTTAAATTGACACTACAAACTCTAACAATCTCTTGAACATGATTATCTCCGAAAAACATAAATCTACATGAGATAGGTCATGAGTGCAAAAGCAATTGTGGTGTGGATTTATTGTACTTGAATCCACTATCCCTTTAccatataattgtttttcaccGTTATAGCTAATTTTCATGCCGCTAAAAAGAATATCTTTGACTTATGAGGTACTTGCAGGATAGGGTTGTGAGATTGATGCTTCAAATTTTTTTCCTCATTCCTCCTatgtcaataatttttatttgtttgacttCTCCTAGCGAGCATCATGGTAGTATTTGAGATACTTCTGAATTTAGAGATTCTGATTTACTATGTTTTTTACTCTTGTTAAAGTCCTCTCTTTGaaatttcaagaagaaaaacaataacacaatctttatgaaaataagaaaaacaactaTACTAGGATAATTTTAgaggaaaacttttatttttttttctcttaaagtCTAGACagataaaaagtataaagtttgGTGTTTCTTAGAGAAGAAATTGTCTCTTTTATAATAAGGAAAGTATTTTCTGATAATTAGATTTAGATCTAATTAGGAATGACTTAAATAGATTAATGATGTATTCATAAGTTGATTTAGTGTTTTACATttcagaaagagagaaaaatgccAAAGTTGATTTTAtctgatataatatttttttactctttcttGGAATTTGACGattaaattaatctaatatATCCTTTACGCAAAAGtaattttgaataagaaataacGTAGGTGCGGTGTGGTGAAGTAGAGTAGAAGAGGAAGGGTGGTGTTTGTTGTGTTATAATTAGAGGTTGACCCCAGTGAGGGAAAAAACATCTGAGAAGGAGATGTTGTCTAAGACAGTGCTTAAAGGTAATCGTAAAACATATGGGAAATGGGCCCAAGCTGTTGCTCCATTAATTAACAAAGTAACATATACCTGAGTAGTTGAATGCCAAGTGGTGGCGCGACATGTTGCATGGCTACATACTCTCTGCTTTCAACAAACCTACCTTATTAATGAATCACATCTCAACATGGATCACATGTTATCTCCCATGCTATATAACATAGCTTTCTCCTTTTCATCTCTTTCGCTATGCATATCCAACAACACAAACACCAATACCAGTCTCAATTAATTTGTCTCTATCTTTTTGTCCTTTTGCTCCTAATTAATACCTAATACCTAATACCTACTATTATCAAATCCAGGGTTTTTGCACTTTTAAGCACACCTGAAACCCTAATATCTGTTCCCAAATTCATGCATGCCCATGGCTTGCCCAAAAATGGATTTGGTCTACAATTCAACCCTATGCATCTTAGGCAGCCTGAAATGTCTCACAGTAATCTTTGGGTTCTATCTAATCACTTCATCAGCTACCTACCTATATCTAATACACCCACCTCACTCTAGTGTACCCATATAAAGGTTATTAGCTAAACCTAGCTAACTACCTATTATGCTACTACTCCTACTTCCAACTTCAATTAATTAATGCCTCTCAACATGCACAAACCAAACTCCTAaacactttttaattatttctcacCCTCAGACCCAAACCTCAATGATCTGGTCAAGATTGAAACTCAGTGTGATTATTACTTTTCGATCAGCCAGAAGTAACTAGTCTGACCGACTCAAGTACATCAGGGGTTACacttttgcttttattttcttccacaaaattatatcaatattcactatttttatttatattcatttaaaacacACAACCATCTTTTCATGCCTTTTTCGGATTTacaaattaatcatataataacaaaaaatctaacaaacagaagcaaataaagTGAATTTGTTCCTTCCAAGATATTAGATACATCTCACAGTTGGATCATTGCTTTTTCAATGGTTCAAAATAAATCAAgttatttctcatttttcttaatttgactccttcaattatctttcatttggaaatattcaattaattaaactcAGTTTCAACTTTCATAAAGTTAATTTCTTATAACTAAATAAGATAATCTAACGCATAACCTTATCCTTTGTACAACTTTCACCGGAACCATTCTCTCACACTACCTTCATCTATAATTTCCAATGTCCCATTTGCCATCATCCCATGCAACTAAATTCGTGCCGCATCACACCAACCCTGTCAAACAATaacctttcttttataaactattaaacaaaaattagcTCTTCTTAGTATAAtctttttccaaaaataatttagtcTCTAACTAATTTAGATACTAATTTTGTAAGtaactaaaacattaataactaatattagAAATCAATTTAAACTGTAATTacctaatatattataatttttttttggatactaataaattttagtttataaattagtaggtaatgattaattaattttaaaatttaaaattaattgttattcaataatttttttgtagtaTAAATATCAGGAGTTTATATCccaatatttttctataacaaaaattatattggtataaaaaagaaataactttttgtgacaaaaaaaaataaaaaccaacacTATTCTCTAATTATATTGgtgaaaacaaatttaacattCTCCTCAAAAGTAACTACAAATTCTTATATGCTTTAATTTTCTGAGTCAAATATGAGATGTTAATAGGTACTAATTCTCAAGtccaaaaagataataaagagatgtgtttttatttatttgcacGTGTTTCACTGTTTCAATAACGATGATGAGATAATAAAggggtatatatatatatatatatatatatatatatatatatatatatatatatatatatatttctataagCTGCTGCATTTGGTAGAAGCTCTTGGAGCTGACAAACAAGAGTGTTTTTATTCCTTGGGTAGTAGTTTTGTTCGGTATGtaccaaacaaattaaatatagttGCATTCACTGTCTGCTGcaataaataatatgtattttaaaagcttgtagaaaattatttacaatatacTATATGGTTAAAATTGGGAGGAAGATgaaagtttttctttaataagaAATTGTATATTTGACAGGTTTGATCGTTTGAATATCCTATTCAAGGAGCATTCAGCAAGATGGTTATTGGCAAGAGGAATCCAAAACCTCTCTGCCTTATTACCCTAATTGTGCAAGCATGGTGTGACACTGAGACTATAAACATTTCAAGAAACTAGAAGATCCCAATTTTGGTTTGGATAGAAAGAGTGAGAGAGTGACGGGACTTTTgagaattaattttgaaatggtAAATAAACTGTCACAAAAttaaacacagaaaacaaaatatatataagtaaaagtaCTAATAAATAGATAGATATTAGTAATATAGTGAGGGAAAAACATTAGAAGGGAAGTGTTTGTAATTTGGCATGCAAAAGGAAGTGAAAGAGTGAGAAATGGAAAAAGGGGTTTGGAAAGTTTCAGTTCATATCTAACTGGTTGTCCCAGCTAGCTAGGTACCAATACAAAAGACGATGTAGAGAAAAAATCCCAGCCATTAACCCCTACAACTCCAAGCCAAAGTAGCTGAGGGTGTCCATGAGCTCAAAAGCTGTCCCTGGTTACTGTAGATAAACCAAAACcacctctctttctctctctcattccTAGCTTAGCTACCTTAGTGACCCCATGTGTCAGCTTGTAATGTCTCTCTCTCTGGATTGCGTGTCTTTATGATACCACATAACACAAACCAAAAACACTACCCTTCACAGAAAGAATCTCATTAGAAACCATCTTGAAACCGATTGATCGCTGACGGAGGATCCAAACGATGCTGTGCTCCTGCCGGATACCCCCTTCCCCAACTCAACCCTTCCTCCTGATTATTATGCAGTGGCAGTGACCCGTCcttaccaccaccaccaccactgccaAACCCACCACCTTGTCCCACCGGTGCACCAATGCATGTGTAACTGCTTGTGCtctctcctcctcctcctcctcccacATAGTGTCCGTGACTCCCACTCATCACATGACCCACATAGTAATCATTCACCGCATGCTGATGAGGGAAGTGTGATGACCCAAAAGACACTGGCCTTGTAGGTGAGGCATACAGGTATGGCTGTGGTGCTACTGGTGCCGGTGCTGCTGGCGGCATGTGAGTTGAGGATGAACCT
This genomic interval from Vigna radiata var. radiata cultivar VC1973A chromosome 8, Vradiata_ver6, whole genome shotgun sequence contains the following:
- the LOC106770716 gene encoding zinc finger protein JAGGED isoform X2; amino-acid sequence: MRPEGNPLDLNNLPDEYSRDGKQVLEDHTSSPGCRKKKSGGKDGKDECGKVYECRFCSLKFCKSQALGGHMNRHRQERETETLNQARQLVFRSDHTLAAQGAPHLGCCQPIGTGGYHPSGDPSAPLRFPRYFSGSSSTHMPPAAPAPVAPQPYLYASPTRPVSFGSSHFPHQHAVNDYYVGHVMSGSHGHYVGGGGGGESTSSYTCIGAPVGQGGGFGSGGGGGKDGSLPLHNNQEEGLSWGRGYPAGAQHRLDPPSAINRFQDGF